In a genomic window of Streptomyces noursei ATCC 11455:
- a CDS encoding PaaX family transcriptional regulator, translated as MSDEQAQHTPRSLIVTFYGAYGRGTAEGPGGAPGPVPVAALIRLLGVLGVDPPSVRSAVSRLKRRGLLIPERTPAGAAAYGLSGAGRQLLEDGDRRIFGRPAGSPEGWVLAVFSVPEEERHKRHLLRSRLARLGFGTAAPGVWIAPAHLYEETRHTLERLQLADYVDLFTGTHAGFTPTARAVARWWDLDALAAGHRAFLTAHEPVLSRWSRRRSLPPEPAYRDYLLALDAWRRLPYADPGLPPALLPEDWPGGRAAEVFARLHDKLWAPGARYAGEATDGSYRTQNTG; from the coding sequence GTGAGCGACGAGCAAGCCCAGCACACCCCGCGGTCCCTGATCGTCACCTTCTACGGGGCCTACGGACGCGGCACCGCGGAAGGCCCCGGCGGTGCGCCCGGCCCGGTGCCGGTGGCCGCGCTGATCCGGCTGCTCGGCGTGCTCGGCGTGGATCCGCCGTCGGTGCGCTCGGCGGTCTCCCGACTCAAGCGACGTGGACTGCTGATCCCGGAGCGCACCCCCGCGGGCGCCGCCGCGTACGGGCTCTCCGGCGCGGGCCGCCAGTTGCTGGAGGACGGCGACCGCCGGATATTCGGCCGGCCGGCCGGCTCGCCGGAGGGATGGGTCCTGGCCGTCTTCTCCGTCCCCGAGGAGGAGCGGCACAAGCGCCATCTGCTGCGCTCCCGGCTGGCCCGGCTGGGCTTCGGCACGGCGGCGCCCGGTGTGTGGATCGCCCCCGCCCATCTCTACGAGGAGACCCGGCACACCCTGGAGCGACTGCAACTGGCCGACTACGTGGACCTGTTCACCGGTACCCACGCCGGTTTCACGCCCACCGCGCGGGCCGTGGCGCGCTGGTGGGACCTGGACGCGCTCGCCGCCGGGCACCGCGCCTTCCTGACCGCGCACGAACCGGTCCTGTCCCGCTGGAGCCGGCGCCGCTCGCTGCCCCCCGAGCCGGCCTACCGCGACTACCTGCTCGCCCTGGACGCCTGGCGCCGCCTGCCCTATGCGGATCCCGGTCTGCCCCCGGCCCTCCTGCCGGAGGACTGGCCGGGTGGCCGCGCGGCGGAGGTGTTCGCCCGGCTGCACGACAAACTGTGGGCGCCGGGCGCCCGCTATGCGGGCGAGGCGACGGACGGGTCGTACCGCACCCAGAACACCGGCTGA
- a CDS encoding DUF1648 domain-containing protein: MKRSAPYAGPVNTRPRGWIAALPFILVTLILGACYAFVAGRLPERLATHFAVDGRPDGYSSPQDFLVDCLVGLLVLGVGLGLSVQRALPARAGRWTVATAYFTAVCLGGASVTILLGNARGGDPVELRLPAWQVAVMLGAGLVAGALGWLLAGAEPEAPRPQGGAVRRLDLPAGTRAGWSRTVSSPPMALLAAAMMCAGVLLGVFAGWVGGAVMLLGGLTVAVHCSVRVTVDRRGLSLTPTLLPVPLHRIPLAKVAEATSRRIGALAEYGGWGYRIQPGRSGLLLRSGEGMVLRLTSGREFVVTVDDSATAAALLNTYLDRHRSGEGS; the protein is encoded by the coding sequence ATGAAGCGATCCGCGCCGTACGCCGGCCCCGTGAACACCCGCCCGCGGGGCTGGATAGCGGCCCTGCCGTTCATCCTCGTCACGCTGATCCTCGGCGCCTGTTACGCGTTCGTCGCCGGACGGCTCCCCGAACGACTCGCCACCCACTTCGCCGTCGATGGCCGCCCCGACGGCTACTCCTCGCCCCAGGACTTCCTCGTGGACTGCCTGGTGGGCCTGCTCGTCCTCGGCGTCGGCCTCGGCCTGTCGGTCCAGCGGGCGCTGCCCGCGCGGGCCGGGCGCTGGACGGTCGCCACGGCCTACTTCACCGCCGTCTGCCTCGGTGGGGCGTCGGTGACGATCCTGCTCGGCAACGCCCGCGGCGGTGACCCCGTCGAGCTCCGGCTGCCCGCCTGGCAGGTGGCCGTGATGCTGGGGGCGGGCCTGGTCGCCGGGGCGCTGGGCTGGCTGCTGGCCGGCGCCGAACCGGAGGCACCCCGTCCGCAGGGTGGGGCCGTCCGCCGTCTGGACCTGCCCGCCGGGACCCGGGCCGGTTGGTCCCGCACCGTCAGTTCGCCGCCGATGGCCCTGCTGGCCGCCGCGATGATGTGCGCCGGGGTCCTGCTCGGGGTGTTCGCCGGCTGGGTGGGCGGCGCGGTGATGCTCCTCGGCGGCCTGACGGTCGCCGTCCACTGCTCCGTGCGGGTGACCGTCGACCGGCGCGGGCTGAGCCTCACCCCGACGCTGCTGCCGGTCCCGCTGCACCGCATCCCGCTCGCCAAGGTGGCGGAGGCGACCAGCCGCCGGATCGGGGCGCTCGCCGAGTACGGTGGCTGGGGGTACCGCATCCAGCCCGGCCGCAGCGGCCTGTTGCTCCGATCGGGTGAGGGTATGGTGCTGCGGCTCACCAGCGGCCGGGAGTTCGTGGTGACGGTCGACGACTCCGCCACCGCCGCCGCGCTGCTCAACACCTACCTCGACCGCCACCGCTCGGGAGAAGGGAGCTGA
- a CDS encoding acyl-CoA dehydrogenase family protein: MTAFALGPEEQQWCARLRARTAERLRPLAEEGKPGRVNRPLVAALGELGLLARLFPDGGSPRALDLCLLRESLAQECTEAETALALQGLGTCPIVQSGTDAQRARWLPEVTAGRAVAAFALSEPGAGSDAAALALAAEPDGPGRWRLSGEKCWISNAPEADFATVFARTGGADGARGITAFLVPADRPGLGGEPLDMLSPHPIGTLVFDGTPVTDADVLGEVGGGFGVAMRTLNLFRPSVGAFAVGMAQAALDAALAHAGTRTAFGGPLKDLQSVGHRLAEMATRVEAARLLVYAAAAAYDRGAPDIARRAAMAKLLATETAQYVVDAAVQIHGARALRRGHLLEHLYREVRAPRIYEGATEVQRSLIAKELYRDADRRPTGVAT, translated from the coding sequence GTGACCGCATTCGCGCTGGGACCGGAGGAACAACAATGGTGCGCCCGGCTGCGCGCCCGGACGGCCGAACGGCTGCGTCCCCTGGCGGAGGAGGGGAAACCGGGCCGGGTCAACCGCCCGCTGGTCGCCGCCCTCGGCGAACTGGGCCTGCTGGCACGGCTCTTCCCCGACGGCGGCAGCCCGCGGGCGCTGGACCTGTGCCTGCTGCGGGAGTCGCTGGCCCAGGAGTGCACGGAGGCGGAGACCGCCCTGGCGCTCCAGGGGTTGGGGACCTGCCCGATCGTGCAGTCCGGGACGGACGCCCAACGGGCCCGCTGGCTGCCGGAGGTGACCGCCGGCCGGGCGGTCGCGGCCTTCGCGCTGAGCGAGCCGGGCGCGGGTTCGGACGCCGCGGCGCTCGCGCTGGCCGCCGAGCCCGACGGCCCCGGCCGCTGGCGGCTGTCCGGCGAGAAGTGCTGGATCTCCAACGCCCCCGAGGCCGACTTCGCCACGGTCTTCGCCCGCACCGGCGGTGCCGACGGGGCCCGCGGCATCACCGCCTTCCTCGTCCCCGCCGACCGCCCGGGGCTGGGCGGCGAGCCGCTGGACATGCTCAGCCCGCACCCGATCGGCACCCTGGTCTTCGACGGCACCCCGGTGACCGACGCCGACGTGCTCGGCGAAGTGGGCGGCGGGTTCGGGGTGGCGATGCGCACCCTGAACCTCTTCCGGCCGAGCGTGGGCGCGTTCGCGGTCGGCATGGCGCAGGCCGCGCTGGACGCCGCGCTGGCGCACGCCGGCACGCGCACCGCGTTCGGCGGGCCGCTCAAGGACCTCCAGTCCGTCGGCCACCGGCTCGCCGAGATGGCCACCCGCGTCGAGGCCGCCCGGCTCCTGGTCTACGCGGCCGCCGCCGCCTACGACCGCGGCGCCCCGGACATCGCCCGCCGCGCGGCGATGGCCAAACTCCTGGCCACCGAGACCGCCCAGTACGTCGTCGACGCCGCCGTCCAGATCCACGGCGCCCGCGCCCTGCGCCGCGGCCACCTCCTGGAACACCTCTACCGCGAGGTCCGCGCCCCCCGCATCTACGAGGGCGCCACGGAGGTCCAACGCTCCCTCATCGCCAAGGAGTTGTACCGCGACGCCGACCGACGACCGACGGGCGTCGCCACCTGA
- a CDS encoding oxidoreductase encodes MTAPAGPGHRPLKVAVLGGGPGGLYAAALLKRLDPAREITVWERNAPDDTFGFGVVLSDETLGGIEHADPVVYRALQAEFVRWDDIDIVHRGRTLTSGGHGFAALGRRRLLAVLHERCRELGVRLRFRTEAPPAAHLARDHDLVIAADGVHSTTRTAHADVFRPRLTTHRCRYIWLSADFALDAFRFEIADTGHGIAQLHAYPYARPSPDHHPSTTPQRPLCPSPDHHPSTTPQRPLCPSPDRPGAPDGGASTVIVEMREEVWRANGLDTSDEHASAAWCAELFADTLRGRPLRTNKSTWIAFRTVVNERWSHGRIVLLGDAAHTAHFSIGSGTKLAVEDALALAACLREQPTLPDALAAYEDERRPVVASTQRAARASLAWFEDLATYTAQPPHQFAFNLLTRSRRVTHDNLRLRDADFTDTVAREAGVPDGTPPMFTPFRLRGLTLRNRVVVSPMDMYSADGDGTPGDFHLVHLGARALGGAGLVMTEMVCVSPEGRITPACSGLYAPEHERAWRRITDFVHAQAPGTALGVQLGHSGRKGSTRRMWEGIDQPLPDGNWPVVAPSALPYRPDVNQIPHALSAVELAAVREQFTRSTAAAARAGFDLLELHCAHGYLLSGFLSPLTNRRTDAYGGSLTGRLRFPLEVFDAVREQWPADRPMTVRISATDWAEGGTTPDDAVAIAAAFAEHGADAIDVSTGQVVPHERPDFGRSYQTPFADRIRNTLGIPVIAVGAISSWDDVNSLILAGRADLCALARPHLYDPHWTLHAAAEQGYTGPGAPWPLPYQAGSRTPPTGRTDAPKPRLTLH; translated from the coding sequence GTGACCGCGCCCGCCGGCCCGGGCCACCGGCCGCTGAAGGTCGCCGTCCTCGGCGGCGGCCCCGGCGGGCTCTACGCCGCCGCCCTGCTCAAACGCCTCGACCCGGCCCGCGAGATCACCGTCTGGGAGCGCAACGCCCCCGACGACACCTTCGGCTTCGGCGTCGTCCTCTCCGACGAGACCCTCGGCGGCATCGAACACGCCGACCCGGTCGTCTACCGCGCCCTGCAGGCGGAGTTCGTGCGCTGGGACGACATCGACATCGTGCACCGCGGCCGCACCCTCACCTCCGGCGGACACGGCTTCGCCGCCCTGGGCCGCCGCCGGCTGCTGGCGGTCCTCCACGAGCGCTGCCGCGAGCTGGGCGTCCGGCTGCGCTTCCGCACCGAGGCCCCGCCGGCAGCCCATCTCGCCCGCGACCACGACCTGGTGATCGCCGCCGACGGCGTGCACAGCACCACCCGCACCGCGCACGCCGACGTCTTCCGGCCCCGGCTGACCACCCACCGCTGCCGCTACATCTGGCTCTCCGCCGACTTCGCCCTGGACGCCTTCCGCTTCGAGATCGCCGACACCGGCCACGGCATCGCCCAGCTCCACGCCTATCCCTACGCCCGCCCGTCACCCGACCACCACCCCTCAACGACGCCTCAGCGGCCCCTTTGCCCGTCACCCGACCACCACCCCTCAACGACGCCTCAGCGGCCCCTTTGCCCGTCGCCCGACCGGCCCGGCGCGCCCGACGGTGGCGCCAGCACCGTCATCGTCGAGATGCGCGAGGAGGTCTGGCGCGCCAACGGCCTGGACACCAGCGACGAGCACGCCTCGGCCGCCTGGTGCGCCGAGCTCTTCGCCGACACCCTGCGCGGCCGCCCGCTGCGCACCAACAAGTCCACCTGGATCGCCTTCCGCACGGTCGTCAACGAACGCTGGTCGCACGGCCGGATCGTGCTGCTCGGCGACGCCGCGCACACCGCCCACTTCTCCATCGGCTCCGGCACCAAGCTCGCCGTCGAGGACGCCCTCGCGCTCGCCGCCTGCCTCCGCGAACAGCCCACCCTGCCGGACGCCCTCGCCGCCTACGAGGACGAGCGCCGCCCCGTCGTCGCCTCCACCCAGCGCGCCGCCCGCGCCAGCCTCGCGTGGTTCGAGGACCTGGCCACCTACACCGCGCAGCCACCGCACCAGTTCGCCTTCAACCTGCTCACCCGCAGCCGCCGGGTCACCCACGACAACCTGCGGCTGCGCGACGCGGACTTCACCGACACGGTGGCCCGGGAGGCGGGCGTCCCCGACGGGACGCCGCCGATGTTCACCCCCTTCCGGCTGCGCGGGCTGACCCTGCGCAACCGGGTCGTGGTCTCCCCGATGGACATGTACTCCGCCGACGGCGACGGCACCCCCGGCGACTTCCACCTCGTCCACCTCGGTGCGCGGGCGCTGGGCGGCGCCGGCCTGGTGATGACGGAAATGGTGTGCGTCAGCCCCGAGGGCCGGATCACCCCGGCCTGTTCCGGCCTGTACGCGCCGGAACACGAACGGGCCTGGCGGCGCATCACCGACTTCGTGCACGCCCAGGCCCCCGGCACCGCCCTCGGCGTCCAGCTCGGCCACTCCGGCCGCAAGGGCTCCACCCGGCGCATGTGGGAGGGCATCGACCAGCCGCTCCCGGACGGCAACTGGCCCGTCGTCGCCCCCTCCGCACTGCCCTACCGCCCCGACGTCAACCAGATCCCGCACGCCCTGAGCGCCGTCGAACTCGCCGCCGTGCGCGAGCAGTTCACCCGTTCCACGGCCGCCGCCGCGCGCGCCGGCTTCGACCTCCTCGAACTCCACTGCGCACACGGCTACCTTCTCTCCGGATTCCTCTCGCCGCTGACCAACCGGCGCACCGACGCCTACGGCGGCTCGCTCACCGGCCGTCTCCGCTTCCCCCTGGAGGTCTTCGACGCGGTACGGGAACAATGGCCGGCGGACCGCCCCATGACGGTGCGGATCTCCGCCACCGACTGGGCGGAGGGCGGCACCACCCCGGACGACGCGGTGGCCATCGCGGCGGCCTTCGCCGAGCACGGCGCCGACGCCATCGACGTCTCCACCGGGCAGGTCGTGCCCCATGAACGCCCCGACTTCGGCCGCTCCTACCAGACCCCGTTCGCCGACCGCATCCGCAACACCCTCGGCATCCCGGTCATCGCGGTCGGCGCCATCTCCTCCTGGGACGACGTCAACTCCCTGATCCTGGCCGGCCGCGCCGACCTGTGCGCGCTGGCCCGACCCCACCTCTACGACCCGCACTGGACCCTGCACGCCGCCGCCGAACAGGGCTACACCGGACCGGGCGCCCCTTGGCCGCTGCCCTACCAGGCCGGCAGCCGCACCCCACCGACCGGCCGCACCGACGCGCCGAAGCCCCGCCTCACGCTGCACTGA
- a CDS encoding ScbR family autoregulator-binding transcription factor, translating into MRTRRTVLEAAAHVIGARGYQGATIAKIIQRAGVTKGAVYFHFRSKDALARAVIEEQTDPFVPPVSDSRLQDAIDFSHQVALALRSDPMLQAGTRIAVETTFTEEPLVPYQAWTDIMTAIFTDAQSNGELLPAVAPDRAAEFFVGAYLGVQLYSHAASNRADLPERVTALWRHTLPGLASPGALSRLDPQGRSRKVAV; encoded by the coding sequence GTGCGCACCCGACGCACCGTCCTGGAGGCCGCGGCCCATGTCATCGGCGCCCGTGGGTACCAGGGGGCGACGATCGCGAAGATCATCCAGCGCGCGGGGGTCACGAAGGGCGCGGTCTACTTCCACTTCCGGTCCAAGGACGCGCTGGCGCGCGCGGTCATAGAGGAACAGACCGATCCGTTCGTGCCGCCGGTCAGCGACTCCCGGCTCCAGGACGCCATCGACTTCTCCCACCAGGTCGCGCTGGCCCTGCGCAGCGACCCGATGTTGCAGGCCGGCACCCGGATCGCGGTCGAGACGACGTTCACCGAGGAGCCGTTGGTCCCCTACCAGGCGTGGACCGACATCATGACCGCGATATTCACCGACGCCCAGAGCAACGGCGAGTTACTGCCCGCCGTCGCGCCGGACCGGGCCGCGGAGTTCTTCGTCGGCGCGTACCTGGGCGTGCAGTTGTACTCGCACGCCGCTTCCAACCGTGCCGACCTCCCCGAGCGGGTCACGGCGCTGTGGAGACACACCCTGCCCGGCCTGGCGTCGCCGGGCGCACTGAGCCGACTGGACCCGCAGGGCCGGTCCCGGAAGGTCGCCGTCTGA
- a CDS encoding AMP-binding protein, producing MELRSSAHTDTFTRDRLPPPEQWPHLTDLGYPDRLNCGAELLDGTIARLGPDRPALRDAHGLVWSYGELRARVDALARQLTDRLGVVPGNRVLLRGPTTPWLAACWLAVMKAGAVAVTVLAAHRPDELATFCRIARVRHALCDAAAVADLDRAKVPGLRIATFGGDGPDDLARCARPDGAPYRAVPTAADDVALIAFTSGTTGHPKGCLHFHRDVLAMADTFSAQVLRPRPDDVFAGSPPLGFTFGLGGLVVFPLRAGASAYLADWGGPERLLGDIAAHRISVLFTAPTAYRTMLAHLDGHDLGSLRRCVSAGENLPAATWRSWYEATGLRIINGIGATEMLHIFLSAADEAIRPGTTGLPVPGFEARVVGPDGRPVPDGEPGLLAVRGPTGCRYLADARQTAYVRDGWNLTGDTYVRDRDGYFRYVARADDMIISAGYNIAGPEVEDALLRHPDVTEAAVVGRPDEERGQVVVAHVVLRDGMAPGAETVAALRTFVKAEIAPYKCPREVVFHRALPRTPTGKLQRFRLRDRDLE from the coding sequence ATGGAGCTACGGTCCTCGGCCCACACCGACACCTTCACCCGCGACCGGCTGCCACCGCCCGAGCAGTGGCCGCACCTCACCGACCTGGGCTATCCCGACCGGCTGAACTGCGGCGCGGAACTCCTCGACGGCACCATCGCCCGGCTGGGCCCGGACCGGCCCGCGCTCCGCGACGCACACGGCCTGGTGTGGTCCTACGGGGAGCTGCGGGCGCGGGTGGACGCGCTCGCCCGACAGCTCACCGACCGGCTCGGCGTCGTGCCCGGCAACCGCGTGCTGCTGCGCGGCCCCACCACGCCCTGGCTGGCCGCCTGCTGGCTCGCCGTCATGAAGGCCGGCGCGGTGGCGGTGACCGTCCTGGCCGCGCACCGGCCGGACGAACTCGCCACCTTCTGCCGGATCGCCCGGGTCCGGCACGCGCTGTGCGACGCCGCCGCGGTCGCCGACCTGGACCGGGCGAAGGTCCCGGGGCTGCGGATCGCGACGTTCGGCGGCGACGGCCCGGACGACCTGGCGCGGTGCGCCCGGCCCGACGGCGCGCCGTACCGGGCGGTGCCGACCGCCGCCGACGACGTCGCGCTGATCGCCTTCACCTCGGGCACCACCGGCCACCCCAAGGGGTGCCTGCACTTCCACCGCGACGTGCTCGCCATGGCCGACACCTTCTCGGCGCAGGTGCTCCGGCCGCGACCGGACGACGTGTTCGCCGGCAGTCCACCGCTCGGCTTCACCTTCGGGCTCGGCGGACTGGTCGTCTTCCCGCTGCGCGCCGGCGCCTCGGCGTACCTGGCCGACTGGGGCGGGCCGGAACGGCTGCTCGGCGACATCGCGGCCCACCGGATCTCGGTTCTGTTCACCGCCCCGACCGCCTACCGGACGATGCTGGCGCACCTCGACGGGCACGACCTCGGCTCGCTGCGCCGCTGCGTGTCCGCCGGCGAGAACCTGCCCGCCGCGACCTGGCGGTCCTGGTACGAGGCCACCGGCCTGCGGATCATCAACGGCATCGGCGCCACCGAGATGCTGCACATCTTCCTGTCCGCCGCCGACGAAGCGATCCGCCCGGGGACGACCGGGCTGCCGGTGCCCGGCTTCGAGGCTCGCGTGGTGGGCCCGGACGGCCGGCCGGTGCCGGACGGCGAACCGGGGCTGCTGGCGGTCCGCGGCCCGACCGGCTGCCGCTACCTGGCCGACGCCCGGCAGACCGCCTACGTCCGCGACGGCTGGAACCTCACCGGCGACACCTACGTACGGGACCGGGACGGCTACTTCCGCTATGTGGCCCGCGCGGACGACATGATCATCTCGGCCGGGTACAACATCGCCGGCCCCGAGGTGGAGGACGCGCTGCTGCGGCACCCGGACGTCACCGAGGCGGCGGTGGTCGGACGGCCCGACGAGGAGCGCGGCCAGGTGGTCGTCGCCCATGTGGTGCTGCGGGACGGCATGGCCCCCGGGGCGGAGACCGTCGCCGCGCTGCGGACGTTCGTCAAGGCCGAGATCGCGCCCTACAAGTGCCCGCGCGAGGTGGTCTTCCACCGCGCGCTGCCCCGCACCCCGACCGGCAAGCTCCAGCGTTTCCGGCTGCGCGACCGGGATCTAGAGTGA
- a CDS encoding HAD family hydrolase: MRGARSAGGETLRAAVFDLDGTLANTLPAISKLLVKVAAEQGCSVTARQAAAAIGKPPSAAFGRLLGRPEDDGRVQAAITRYRELFSYEVLCQGPQLLYPGVTAGLSALRAHGVELAVATSKTTRSAEALLDVMGIRDLVGPVVGQDMVRRGKPHPEMVLRAAGRLGVPAWQSAYVGDTVGDMRMAVTARMEPVAVTYGSGTFGELAAVAGTRMCSSFKDVVSVIAAARPRPASAAGPVVRQRRAAAVPVGAQQRRR, translated from the coding sequence GTGAGAGGCGCGCGGAGCGCCGGCGGCGAAACGCTCAGGGCTGCCGTCTTCGATCTGGACGGCACTCTCGCCAACACCCTGCCCGCGATCAGCAAGCTGCTGGTCAAGGTTGCCGCGGAGCAGGGTTGTTCGGTGACCGCGCGGCAGGCGGCCGCGGCCATCGGCAAGCCCCCGTCCGCCGCCTTCGGGCGGCTGCTGGGCCGGCCCGAGGACGACGGCCGGGTGCAGGCCGCCATCACCCGCTACCGGGAGCTGTTCTCCTACGAGGTCCTGTGCCAGGGTCCGCAGCTGCTCTACCCGGGAGTGACGGCCGGTCTGTCCGCGCTGCGCGCCCACGGCGTCGAACTGGCCGTCGCCACTTCCAAGACCACCCGCAGCGCCGAGGCCCTGCTCGATGTCATGGGCATCCGCGACCTGGTCGGCCCGGTCGTCGGGCAGGACATGGTCCGGCGGGGCAAGCCGCACCCGGAGATGGTGCTGCGCGCGGCCGGCCGGCTGGGGGTCCCGGCCTGGCAGAGCGCGTATGTGGGGGACACCGTCGGGGACATGAGGATGGCGGTGACCGCGCGCATGGAGCCGGTCGCGGTCACCTACGGCAGCGGAACGTTCGGTGAGCTCGCCGCGGTCGCCGGGACGCGGATGTGCAGCTCCTTCAAGGACGTCGTGTCGGTGATCGCCGCCGCGCGGCCGCGCCCGGCGTCGGCCGCCGGTCCGGTCGTCCGGCAGCGCCGGGCCGCCGCCGTCCCGGTGGGAGCGCAGCAGCGGCGACGCTGA
- a CDS encoding helix-turn-helix domain-containing protein, with product MADDYLVRIGRLIRDARQHRGWTQTQLAEALGTSQSAVNRIERGNQNISLEMIARIGEALDSEIVSLGYAGPMHLRVVGGRRLSGSIDVKTSKNACVALLCATLLNAGRTTLRRVARIEEVYRILEVLGSIGVRTRWINDGNDLEIVPPAQLDLDAMDTEAARRTRSVIMFLGPLLHRMDRFKLPYAGGCDLGTRTVTPHMTALRHFGLEITATDGTYLAEVDRDVAPKRAIVLTERGDTVTENALLAAARHDGVTVIRNASSNYMVQDLCFFLEELGVRVDGIGTTTLTVHGVAKIDRDVDFAPSEDPVEAMSLLAAAVVTESELTIRRVPVEFLEIELAVLEEMGLDHERSAEYPADNGRTRLIDLTVRPSKLQAPLDKIHPMPFPGLNIDNVPFFAAIAASAQGQTLIHDWVYDNRAIYLTDLTRLGAQVKLLDPHRVLVDGPTRWRSAEMMCPPALRPAVVVLLAMMAAEGTSVLRNVYVINRGYEDLAERLNSIGAQIEIFRDI from the coding sequence ATGGCAGACGACTACCTCGTACGCATCGGCAGGCTCATCCGTGACGCCCGGCAGCACCGTGGCTGGACACAGACGCAGCTCGCCGAGGCGCTCGGCACCAGCCAGAGCGCGGTCAATCGGATCGAGCGCGGCAACCAGAACATCAGCCTTGAGATGATCGCCCGCATCGGCGAAGCCCTGGACAGTGAAATCGTCTCGCTCGGGTACGCCGGACCGATGCATCTGCGGGTGGTCGGCGGGCGCCGGCTGTCCGGCAGCATCGACGTCAAGACGAGCAAGAACGCCTGCGTCGCGCTGCTGTGCGCGACCCTGCTCAACGCGGGCCGCACAACTCTGCGCCGGGTGGCCCGCATTGAGGAGGTCTACCGGATCCTGGAGGTACTGGGCAGCATCGGCGTCCGCACCCGCTGGATCAACGACGGCAACGACCTGGAGATCGTGCCGCCGGCCCAACTCGACCTGGACGCCATGGACACGGAGGCGGCCCGCCGCACCCGCAGCGTCATCATGTTCCTCGGTCCGCTGCTGCACCGGATGGACCGCTTCAAGCTGCCCTACGCGGGCGGCTGCGACCTCGGCACCCGCACGGTCACACCCCATATGACCGCCTTGCGGCACTTCGGCCTGGAAATCACCGCGACCGACGGCACCTACCTCGCCGAGGTCGACCGCGACGTCGCGCCCAAGCGCGCCATCGTCCTGACCGAGCGCGGCGACACCGTCACCGAGAACGCGCTGCTCGCCGCCGCCCGACACGACGGCGTCACGGTCATCCGCAACGCCTCCTCCAACTACATGGTCCAGGACCTGTGCTTCTTCCTGGAGGAACTGGGCGTGCGGGTCGACGGCATCGGCACCACCACCCTCACCGTCCACGGCGTGGCGAAGATCGACCGCGATGTGGACTTCGCGCCCTCCGAGGACCCGGTCGAGGCGATGAGCCTGCTGGCCGCCGCGGTCGTCACCGAGTCGGAACTGACGATCCGTCGGGTCCCGGTGGAGTTCCTGGAGATCGAGCTGGCGGTCCTGGAGGAGATGGGCCTGGACCACGAGCGCAGCGCCGAGTACCCCGCCGACAACGGCCGCACCCGCCTCATCGACCTGACCGTCCGCCCCTCCAAGCTCCAGGCCCCGCTGGACAAGATCCACCCGATGCCCTTCCCGGGCCTGAACATCGACAACGTCCCCTTCTTCGCCGCCATCGCGGCCAGCGCCCAGGGCCAGACCCTGATCCACGACTGGGTCTACGACAACCGCGCCATCTACCTCACCGACCTCACCCGGCTCGGCGCCCAGGTCAAACTGCTCGACCCGCACCGCGTCCTGGTCGACGGCCCCACCCGCTGGCGCTCCGCGGAAATGATGTGCCCCCCGGCGCTGCGCCCCGCCGTCGTCGTCCTGCTGGCGATGATGGCCGCCGAGGGCACCTCGGTCCTGCGCAACGTCTACGTCATCAACCGCGGCTACGAGGACCTCGCGGAACGCCTCAACTCGATCGGCGCGCAGATCGAGATCTTCCGGGACATCTGA
- a CDS encoding TetR/AcrR family transcriptional regulator — MPTQHRAIQSRQALIRSAAETFLEKGVPAAGMVEISRRARLSKGALYFHFTSKDDLTLAVRDAALATLNEIEEGFQRSPEPLTVAVRDFTVELFDRVQSDAVLRAGLRLRPETAPGLDIHALEQRWYALFLDKAVTCGTGEPVGAGGGLTGPHPSDAEPRRTAQLLTSIVVGLLHLGGGDRTWWDAEAVTGLWGLLPTVCGRVTTADIPAPAQVPAG, encoded by the coding sequence GTGCCCACGCAGCATCGCGCCATCCAGAGCCGTCAGGCGCTCATCCGCTCGGCCGCAGAGACCTTCCTGGAAAAGGGAGTGCCCGCCGCGGGCATGGTCGAGATCAGTCGACGGGCCCGCCTCAGCAAGGGCGCCCTCTACTTCCACTTCACGTCCAAGGACGACCTGACCCTCGCGGTACGGGACGCGGCCCTGGCCACGCTCAACGAGATCGAGGAGGGCTTCCAGCGCTCCCCCGAGCCGCTGACCGTCGCCGTCCGGGACTTCACGGTCGAGCTGTTCGACCGGGTGCAGTCGGACGCGGTGCTGCGCGCCGGGCTCCGGCTGCGCCCGGAGACCGCGCCCGGCCTGGACATCCACGCCCTGGAGCAGCGCTGGTACGCGCTCTTCCTCGACAAGGCGGTCACCTGCGGCACCGGTGAGCCGGTCGGCGCCGGGGGCGGGCTCACCGGCCCGCACCCCTCCGACGCCGAACCCCGGCGCACCGCCCAGCTGTTGACGTCGATCGTGGTGGGTCTGCTGCACCTGGGCGGCGGGGACCGGACATGGTGGGACGCGGAGGCGGTCACCGGACTGTGGGGCCTGCTGCCGACCGTCTGCGGACGGGTCACGACCGCCGACATCCCCGCGCCGGCGCAGGTCCCGGCCGGCTGA